The genomic window ctctgctctcttccagTGCCCTCCCTGCAGACCCTCTGCCGATTGGTCATCCAGAAGCACATCATCCACCGCCTAGCCATCGATGGCCTGGACCTGCCACCACCACTCAAGAACTTCTGCAAACATGAGTGAGGTGTTGGGGACTCTGCCCTGGCTGCCGCTGTGCCAACagtcccccagcagcagctggccagctgcctgggcaggagctgtgtgcccctggccatgccCTGACCCACCGCATGCTGCCACCAGGCTGacacaggagcaggggcagtgcAGGGAATGGATTCCCCTCCTCACAGATGGGTACAGTGGGGCTGGTGGCATAGCTCAGAGTGAGCAATAAAATGATGCCACCTAGAAAGTGAGCGTGGGGGAATCAGGGATTGCTGCCTGACACACAGCagggcactgcctgctgcaggaggcctTGTGCACTGAGGTGCcggtggagctgggctggtgggattGGCACCACATGGCACAAGGCTTCACCACAAGCCCAGTGCTAAGCCAGTCCTCGAAAGGGCGAagccagcactgggcagctGTGGGGGTTGGTGTGCTGCCCGCAGGAGGAGGCTGCGGCTTTGGGCGATTCCTCCCCTCCCACATCAGGGCATCTGACAGGGCTGCCGGGGGCACTGGTGGGAGCAGTTCCCCTTCCAGcgagggacacagccaggccacGAGCCTGCAAGCACGGCCCTCAGCCCCGCTGCACTCGGGGCCTGTCCATGGCCCCGGAACAAAGCTGGGATCACCCATTCGACTCTgggcaagggctgggctgggctgggtggagCATGGGAGGGCCCGGTACAAGGAGGATAAATTGCAGCTGGGTGCCCATTCCAGCCAGACAGTTCCTCTCTTGGGAAAGATGTTTACCCCCAGAGCTGGGATGAGTTATTTCCTGcactcctttggggagggggctgggcgggtgctgcagggacacccacagctgCTCGGGCACATGCCTGTGGCCATGGAGCTGGTCACGATGACCTGGTGCAGGCTTCTGCTGTTGGGAGGGAGCTCAGcactccccagctccagcagccagcaccagaccCTCATACAGACCCCTCACCCACCTGGCTGGTGAGGATGGCAGCTGGCATTCTGGCAGTGCCTGTGCccaggctgggaggagaggcaggaCTGGAGCTGCACAGAGTGAgtggcagagggaaaaaaagagctccCCAAAAATCAGAGGGGTGTCCACAAGCTAGGAAGAAGGATGGTGAGGAGGCTGGCaggcctgcagcactgctgaggggtGAAACAGGCAGCTCCAGGTTTCTAGCTCTGTGTTTTAGGAAACCTGATGCTATATTTAGTCAGAGAGATTTGATAGTATCAGGTAATGTTACAAAACTTGGGATCAAGAGTAAATCCCCAACCACGCACAGTCCTGCCCCTGCAACAGGCAATTTGACTGAAGCCAAAGGGTTACCAGAGGAAGCACCAATCAGGGAAAACACCAACAGTGCCAGGGCTACCACCACGagccagggctctggcacccctCTGCCAcatcccagccacagcaggcatCGTAGCTGCTGGTGTTGGAGGGACAGGAGCTCAGCCAGCTGAGAGTAATACCTGAGGCTTGGAGCTTGTTTGCTCTTCTGGGCTtgccctcccccaccccatgTGTTTCAGGCCTTTGCTCTCCACCTCACCACAGCTCTTTTTGCTGTGACCCCCAGCGCTGGAGCTGTTGACCAAGGAGGGCAGGTTCCCCTTTCTGAGAATTGAAAGCAGCTGCTGTAACCAGAAAAAcaactcctctgctccagcctacAGCCAAGCTGCTGGCAACAGAGATCATCACCCgctggctctgcagcctggctgctttaACCAGAGAGCACCACGAGGCAGAACCACCAGGAAGCACCAGCCACATCTCTGCCCAATCCCACGAGCCCCCATTGTCCTGTCCAGAGACAGACGAAACTCCCCAGCACGATGAGGCCTGTTTATTGCCTTTGttgcacaacacagcacagttGGATGCTGCAAGAGCCTGCAGGCGTTGGCCACAGCTCAAAAGATTTCATCACAGTTATGATACCATCACCTCCCACACTGCACCCCCTGCGGCTGGCTCCCAGCCACATCTCTTAGCCAGGTCAGCTCCTGGTAACCCATCCAGTGTGATCAGCAGATCCCAATCCAGCTTCCCTTTCCATGCTGAGCCTTGAGGAGTGACAGGCTTGAGTGGAGTAAAGGTGtcagctgggagagcagcagactGACAAAGCAGTTCCCACAGACCTGCTGCTCACAAGGGCCAGCACATGGAGCAGGCAGCATGGCACTAGAGCTTCACCTCAATGTAGGGCCCACTTCAGCTGTCTGCCAGCTCCCAGAGTGTCCTCTACCTGCACTGAAACCCCTTGCTGCAGTGGGTGAGAACCTGGATGACCTTGGCCATGAGGAAGGACACCAGCAAGGATTTATCTAAAGACTCATTCCAGGAGTTCTTCAGGCTGTCCAAGAGGCCATCAGCACCATCTtacccaggctgctgggcatCAGGTCCCTCCTGCCACTGCCAACTGAGCATTTCTGGCTGCAGAGTCTTCCCCTCTGAactcagcacagccaggatgTGCCCACAGGTCAGCTGGAAGACCTGATTGAAGTGGTAAGCAGAGCTGCCCAGGCCTTTTGGGAACAAACACCCTGTAGGCATCCTCCAAGACCTGTACACCAAATGTCCCCCCCTGGTGTCTCTGAGCTGCACAGACTTCTGCAATGTCACAAACTCGctcaggcacagcctggcagcaggctcTGTGCAGATCTCACTCAAAGATATCCTGATGCGTTCCTCAGCCCTTCAGTTAATCTCCTTCTTGCTTCACCTTCTGGGTTTTGTGGCCTCCAGTTCAGCTGCATGTGATGAAAGATCTGATAAGGACTGAGGGCTCCCAGGCTTactccagaggagagccagtGGGGAGTGTGTGGGGGTTCAGGCTAACgctggagagctacaaggaggCAAGAGATGGTTCTCCTTGGACTCTGGAGAACCATCACGGGACTCTTACAGCCATTAAGAGAGGCTAGCaccagctactgctgctggcacctgAACAGGGCTTTGCAATGGCTGACCTTGGTGTGTCAGAGGGGTGAgaccccaggcaggcaggatgtgAAGGGCTGCCCGCGCAGCAGTGATCGAGATAGGGAGCAGAGCACGTCACGGCATCAGGAGGACTCTTGGGAACACACCGCTGGTAGCACTGGGCTAAGGAGGTGATGCAGCTCTCCAGGGAGAGCCCAGCGCTGAAAACTGCCCATCTCCATGTCACCGCTGTTACCCCTGTACGTGACGCAAATCCCATCTCCGGGGCAGAAGCTCTGGTGTCAGGAGGTCCTGCAGGAGTACGCAGAGGTCCGGCAGGAGTGAGCAGCTCCCTGCGCCTGCTCCCGGCGCTGGCGAAGGTGGGCTCTGGGATCCAATCAGCTGTCAGTCCCCGCCCTCAGAGGGCGGTACTTCGCGCTCCGGATGTTGCCGTTGTCTCCGGCACCGGTCACCGGTCGCTGAAGCAATGGCAGCGGCGGGTGATTCAGCGGGGCCGGGACCGGCACTGAGGCGGCCGCCGTCCGGGGACCTGCGGAGCGTGCTGATCACCAGCGTGCTGAACCTGGAGCGGCTGGATGTCGATCTGTTCAGGTGCGCGTGGCCGTTGGCACCGGGCCACCGGGACCAGGCCGCCTTCCCCGTCGCCACCTTCACGGCCGCCGCTCTCTCCCCCGCAGGGGCCGGCACCATTGGGTACCCGCCACGAAGCGCTTGTTCGGCGGGCAGATCGTGGGGCAGGCGCTGGTGGCGGCCGCCCGCGCCGTGAGACCCGAGGAGCAGATCCACTCGCTGCACTGCTACTTCGTGCGGGCAGGTGGGCGGACACGGGGGAACCGGGGATCAGGGCCGCGCAGTGGGACATGCAGGTCAGAGGTTAGAGGGGCTGATGCCAGAGTCGGGGGTGCCCGGGGCTGAGAGATAGCTGTGGGGTGGGGGACGAGGTGCAGGGAGATCGGGGAGATGGTGGGTTATGGTGGGACCGGTGCCAGGCACCGAATTCAgtagcagaggggctgggaagcTGGGATGAGCCCCATGGGTGAGGAGGTGCCACCAtcctggctccagcacagcagaaagggtGTGgatggcactgccagctcagctcctctggCCCCAGTGCTCAGCCTCTCTAGATCAGGTCCCCTCCATGGTGTGTAGTGGCCCAACAGCAGAATGTCCCTCTACTGTGCCAGGGGACCCTCAGGTGCCAGTGCTGTACAAGGTGGAACGGACCCGTACGGGAAGGAGCTTCTCTGTTCGTTCCATAAGTGCCATCCAGCACGGGAAGGCAATCTTCACCTGCCAGGCCTcctt from Indicator indicator isolate 239-I01 chromosome 24, UM_Iind_1.1, whole genome shotgun sequence includes these protein-coding regions:
- the ZSWIM1 gene encoding LOW QUALITY PROTEIN: zinc finger SWIM domain-containing protein 1 (The sequence of the model RefSeq protein was modified relative to this genomic sequence to represent the inferred CDS: inserted 1 base in 1 codon; deleted 1 base in 1 codon; substituted 3 bases at 3 genomic stop codons) yields the protein MGFASRTGVTAVTWRWAVFSAGLSLESCITSLAQCYQRCVPKSPPDAPGSPQSLSDLSSHAAELEATKPRRXSKKEINXRAEERIRISLSEICTEPAARLCLSEFVTLQKSVQLRDTRXGTFGVQVLEDAYRVFFPKGLGSSAYHFNQVFQLTCGHILAVLSSEGKTLQPEMLSWQWQEGPDAQQPGXDGADGLLDSLKNSWNESLDKSLLVSFLMAKVIQVLTHCSKGFQCR